From one Thamnophis elegans isolate rThaEle1 chromosome 7, rThaEle1.pri, whole genome shotgun sequence genomic stretch:
- the LOC116511476 gene encoding protein mono-ADP-ribosyltransferase PARP12-like, whose protein sequence is MDAGFAQEIFRRVCAAGGSLKVSEIKGRLDSGRLDSILQDKTKFTLVTREDPPSAAGSEEHRVVVATTAARLCRDHGKGKCAGDCRQLHLCRYFVYGSCRQQAARKPCKFIHDIKTGHNFSVLKEHGLDVLNSDELCQLLLQNDPSLLPEICPYYNKGDGPYGSCTFKKICVKLHICQYYLQGECRFGSNCRHSHDIFNPDCYEKLEKWGMSQALISKIPLFYRNVWDIKNNISSKYRGRLGELEDVRENQVVSTTDIDGLDTICLYHIRKSCSFQDKCTRVHYDLPYRWQVLNGTLWKDMDNMKKIEQAFCDPGNESILQLGGPEQTSFIQYINFSSMTWGSAKIRRLSTPSSVTKPPHYILTTDWIWYWKDEHNLWKEYGKQDGDHFAATVTSFDLEKAYQSEAFTTLKFSAGKQNYEIDFKAMKQKNLKYHTERSVCRRPRFVSKEDVEKRKSSKTEQSKGSGTNIPPHWDKTALPELGYKLISLLPSSSEYVKVQTNFQRTLPRVTISAIKRIQNMSLWEVYQWQKEQMKKANGGKDVDERHLFHGTSKNHVDAICQQNFDWRICGVHGTAYGKGSYFARDAAYSDNYSAVSSSSKTMFLAKVLVGDFTMGNSSYLRPPAKNNDSSLFYNSCVNTLLNPSIFVIFEKHQIYPEYLIEYKD, encoded by the exons ATGGACGCGGGCTTTGCACAGGAAATCTTCCGGAGGGTGTGCGCCGCGGGCGGCTCTCTGAAAGTCAGTGAGATCAAGGGGCGCCTGGATTCGGGGCGCCTGGACTCGATCCTGCAGGACAAGACGAAATTCACCCTGGTGACCCGGGAGGACCCCCCCTCGGCGGCCGGCAGCGAAGAGCACCGTGTTGTCGTGGCCACCACCGCGGCGCGGCTCTGCCGGGATCACGGCAAAGGGAAGTGCGCCGGGGACTGCCGGCAGCTCCACCTCTGCCGGTACTTCGTCTACGGGAGTTGCCGCCAACAGGCCGCGAG GAAACCATGCAAGTTTATCCATGACATTAAAACAGGCCACAACTTCTCTGTCCTAAAAGAACATGGTCTAGATGTCTTAAACTCTGATGAATTATGTCAACTGCTGCTTCAGAACGATCCTTCACTCTTGCCTGAG atcTGTCCATATTACAACAAAGGGGATGGGCCTTACGGATCGTGCACCTTTAAGAAGATCTGTGTTAAACTTCATATATGCCAGTACTACCTCCAAGGAGAATGTAGATTTGGGAGTAACTGCAGACACTCTCATGATATCTTTAATCCTGATTGTTATGAAAAACTGGAGAAGTGGGGGATGAGCCAAGCTTTGATTAGTAAAATTCCATTGTTCTACAGGAATGTGTGggacataaaaaacaacatatcTTCAAAATACAGAG ggCGATTGGGAGAATTGGAGGACGTAAGAGAAAATCAAGTAGTGTCCACCACAGACATTGATGGATTAGATACGATTTGCTTATACCACATTAGGAAAAGTTGTAGCTTTCAAG aTAAATGTACCCGAGTTCACTACGATTTGCCATATAGATGGCAAGTTTTAAATGGTACTTTGTGGAAAGACATGGACAATATGAAGAAAATTGAACAAGCCTTCTGCGACCCAGGCAATGAAAG TATATTGCAATTGGGAGGACCGGAACAGACATCATTCATCCAATATATCAATTTCTCCAGTATGACATGGGGCTCTGCTAAAATTAGACGGCTTTCCACACCATCTTCTGTGACCAAGCCTCCGCACTATATTCTTACAACAGATTGGATCTGGTACTGGAAGGATGAACACAATCTATGGAAAGAATATGGGAAGCAA GATGGTGATCATTTTGCTGCTACTGTGACCAGCTTTGACTTGGAGAAAGCCTACCAGTCTGAAGCATTTACGACCCTCAAGTTCTCAGCTGGGAAACagaattatgaaattgattttaaaG CCATGAAACAGAAAAACCTGAAATATCACACGGAAAGAAGTGTTTGTAGACGGCCTAGGTTTGTATCTAAGGAAGACGTGGAGAAAAGGAAAAGCAG CAAAACAGAGCAATCAAAGGGAAGCGGTACAAACATTCCACCTCACTGGGACAAGACAGCTTTACCAGAACTGGGATATAAG ctGATCagcctccttccatcctccagcGAGTACGTAAAAGTCCAGACTAACTTTCAGCGTACACTGCCCAGGGTCACAATATCGGCCATCAAAAGAATCCAGAATATGTCTCTTTGGGAAGTTTATCAGTG GCAGAAGGAACAAATGAAGAAAGCAAATGGAGGAAAGGATGTAGATGAAAGGCACCTGTTTCATGGAACAAGTAAAAACCATGTAGATGCCATCTGCCAGCAGAATTTTGATTGGAGGATCTGTGGTGTTCATGGTACAGCTTATGGCAAAG GAAGTTACTTTGCAAGGGATGCTGCATACTCTGATAACTACAGTGCAGTCAGTTCTTCTAGCAAGACCATGTTTCTCGCCAAAGTATTGGTGGGAGATTTTACAATGGGCAATTCTTCCTATCTCCGCCCCCCTGCCAAAAATAACGACAGCAGTCTTTTCTATAACAGCTGTGTGAACACTCTCCTGAATCCATCCATTTTTGTCATTTTTGAGAAGCACCAGATTTATCCAGAGTACCTGATTGAGTACAAAGATTAA